DNA from Thermoplasma acidophilum DSM 1728:
GGGCGTTGTCGATAACGTAATCCTTCGTCTTTCCCTTGAATATAACCTTCGTAACATCGTCCATCTCTGTGGACTTTATGCCCATCTGCGCCATCAGCCGGCGCATCTCCCTTGAGTTCATCCTGCCAGGTATCATTTTAGCACTGATCATTAAATCGTAAATAAAGTTGAGTTTTTATTGTGCAAAAATATATCAAAAGCCATGAGTACGAATGAACAGATATATAAAATAAAATGGATTTGATATTTACGGAGTTATCTTTATTGCTCTCACAGGGCAGACGCTCTCGCAAGCCATGCAGAATATGCAATCCGATTCACGGACAGGATCACATTTGTCTGTCCTGTACTTGTTCCACTCCTCGCTGCCCTTCTGTATCTTGTGGTCGTTTCCCGTACCTGATTTTCCGGGATTAAGATTCCACTCATAGAGATTGACAGGGCAGACATCCATGCATGCACCATCTGCAATGCAGCAGTCCCAGTCAACTGCAACATGGGTACCATGTATGCCCAGCTTTGTGGGATAGGGCTTTCCGTCGGCATCCAGCCTCTGCATTCCCTCGGCCCTTACATCATGGCCATTGTGCTGACCGGTCACGGGATAGTCCTTGTCGTTCTCAAGAAAATGCTCATCTATGGGCTTTGGCTTGAAATCAAGCTCCTCTAGCTTAACCAAATACACTCACCGACAAGATATTTTATATTTTTATTTAAACTATACGCAACTCCTTCAGAAAATTTTTTGAAAATTCCCTATTAAGATGGAACATTTACATATTCTTCTATTGGAGACTCGCTGAATGACGAATTCTGAACTTTAATAGACGCATTTGATCTCGCTTGTCCGAGCATACAAGAATTGATGAATTGGAACGATAGATCAATCTGAATTGGCCGAACCAGATATCATCTTAACCTGATCAAGCGCAGCTCAGCTCTGCGTTGCGGTCACTAGGCTTAAATTCATAAGCCTTCCCTGTTCAAATTCATTGAGTATATTCATACCCTTATATAAATATTCTCACTTCTATAATATTAAGACTGAAAATAGATCAATTTTGGAAGTATGCCGTGGGCCGGGATCGAACCAGCGACCTCCAGATCTTCAGTCTGGCGCTCTCCCAACTGAGCTACCACGGCTCCAGAAACTATGCGGCAGGATCTGGGCTTTACGGACAGGCCAGAGCTTTCTAAACATACCTCATTTGAGGCTCATCCTGCAGCCATCATTCTGGCGATTCCGGTGTGAGCGTATGGTATATATCTTTATCAATTTTTCCGATCCCATGCCTGTCCGCAGATTCATCAGACGCGGAATAAGAAATCAGGTACTGGCAGAAACCTTCTGTTCGCCCTGCTTGCCGGCATCCACGATCTGATCGCGGATCACCTTGCCAGCCGGGCTCCTGGGTATCTTCCTGACCTGAACGTATTTTGAGGGACGAAGGTACGGCGGCACCTTTGTACTGAAAAATCTCTTGATTCCGTTGAGGTCATCTGCGACAACGTAAGCCACCAGAGCCGGAAGGCCGGAATCGTACTGCATCCCCATGGCCATGTCCCTGACACCTGGCACCTTCAGTGCTTCCGCTTCTATCGGTTCCGGATCTATCAGCGTCCCGTTTATGATCATCCGCCTTGACCTTTCCAGATGGAGCCTCCCGTCAGCATCCATGAAGCCCAGATCGCCTGTGCTGTAATAGCTGTTCTCAGATCCGCCGGCGAAATGCATGGAAGAAACTTCAATCAATCCTATTTCACCTGGCTGCACATCCCTGCCGGATCTGTCCGTGATCCGTATTTTAACCCCTGAAAGGGGCTTGCCGATGCTTCCATCATAATCGGAGTCAATCGGCGTCAGGGTGGCACACCCTCCGATGGCTGTCAAATCGTATCCCACCTTTATGGTACGCCCTGTCTGGTTTTGGAAGCTGGACATGAAGTCTGCCGTGAAGTCTTCGCCAAGGAGGAAAAGAAATCTTATGGATTTCGGAATTCCGATCTTCTTTCTGATGATCTGCCCGTAAAGGTTGGAATTTCCAAGCACCATATTGCTTTCGAGCTTTTCTGCAAGCTTCATGGTTGTGCTTGCATCGATGTAATCAGGAACAAGGTTTACTGTGCCTCCATTGAGGAGGGCCGTGAAGATGAACTGTAGCGTTGAAAGATGGTATAGCGAAGAAGAAACAACAATGTTCTTTCTGAAGCCCTCCAGATAATTCGATATATCCTGAATGGATGACAGAATATCACTGTTCTTCAAAAGGATCTGTGACTGAGCCTTCTGTGTTCTCTTGATTATGGCCACGCCATCTGCATTCCGCTGTCTCTCCGGTGAGGAAACCCTGTCGAAGACCAGGTCCGATATCCTGTGCACTCCCGGTCTTGACATAAGATCGGGCCTTTCTCCCAGGTATTCCCTGAAATAATATTTGAGTGAAGTTCCGTACGGCGCAAAATCCTCGTCCCTTATCAGGAAAAGATCCCTGAAGTTGAATTCCCTGTAATTCATCATGTAATCGCTTGCTATCACATACTCTGCACCGTACTCCTCTGGCGATTCTCCAGGCCTGAGGAGGGCTGCGCCAAGGCCTAGTGAATTCAGGGCAAGAATCGACACTATGAATTGCGGCGAATTTCCTGCCAAGATCGCCGCACTCTTGTCCACGCCCATCTCATCAAGGTTGTGGGCAAGAGAATCAGACATTGAAATTAAAGCATGATACGTCAGCGGTTTTCCCAGAAAGTAGAGGGCAACCCTGCTTTCGTTTTCTCTTGCAACGGTTGCAAATGCATCGTAGAGGCTCGATCCTGCGCCCGTATCCATGGATGTATTAGCTTTCATCTATATTTTAATGTATTTCCCCATGACACCGGGTATCTCCGATATCATATCGGTCACCGTGTACCAGTAGCCGTGTTTGGAATAGGCTGCCTCACCCAGGGCCTTATTCAGGTAGGTGCCCATGAGGCATGCCCTCATCGGATCGACGGACCTTGCCAGAAACGCTGAGATTATGCCGGCCAGCAGGTCTCCCGTGCCTCCCATCGTCATCCTTGCATTGCCGCCCTTTGCATAGTGCACCTCCTCGCCGTTTGTTATCACATCGACCTGGCCCTTGAGAACGACTATAAGCCCCTTCTTTCTTGCATATGATATTGCATTTTCTTCGGTCGGTTCAAACCCGGATATGCGCCTGAATTCGCCTTTATGTGGCGTTATGATAATCTTGCGACCGGCAAAGCTCCCGGAATACGCTCCAACGGCATCAAGCGCATCGGCATCAACAACCATTGGCACTCTGGAATCCGATACGATTTTCCGTGCTGCTTCCATGGCATCATCGCCCTTCCCCATGCCCGGCCCCAGCAGTATGGCTGAATTTCCATAGATCTCTGATAGTTTCTTTTCGTCCAGCTTTTCGACCTGCCGCACGATTATTCCCGGATCGTATCCTGAAACTATCTGGTAGTTTCTCGGGGATACGAACACCCTGACGAGATCAAGGCCGATCCTTTCAGCGGCGAGAGCGGCTATGACGGATGATCCGTGGAACTCCCAGCCGCCCACTATTGCGAGGGTGCCGTTCATGCCTTTGTGAGAGGATGGATCTGGCTTTGGATAGTACAGTAGATCCCCCGGGCCGGCATATTTCCTAACATCCGGAGGTATCCCTATATCCGCAACGATTATTTTCCCGCTGTTATCCTGATTCATTCCGTATTTCTCCATCGTGAACGTTACGGTTATTTCCGGCTTCACCGCGTACCTGGTTCCCAGGCCGGATGGTATGTCCACAGAAACCACATGAGAACAGGATCTGTTTATATTCTCTATCACGCTCCTGTATGGATCTTTTGGATCTCCCGATATCCCCACTCCGAATATACCGTCGATTATGACATCGCATTTCATGCACTCCTCCATGCCATCTAGGCCGATCACCCTGCCGCCGTATTCGGATAGTGCACGCCTTGCCAGTTCGGATCTAACTTCGGTGACGATAAGAACCCTGACATCGTACTTCGCACTTAGTATCGATCCGGCAACTATGGCATCTCCACCGTTGTTTCCGGTACCTGCAACAACACACACTGTCCTTGCGTCAGGGTAGTTCTTCATCACGGCGTCGGCCACCGCCTTACCGGCATTCTTCATCAGCGGGTATGTGGTTCCGTAGAGATATTCGTAGTTTAGATCATCATGCTGCATGTCCACGTAATAATTCATAATAAAACATGGCAACTTAGGACAAAAAAGTAAGCATGTGCAATCAAAAACGTGAAATAGGATCGAAACATGGGAACGATCATGAAATATGTCAGATACGGCAAAACTGCATCATTTGTATCGGTCCTGGCATTCGGAGCGATGACGCTGGGTGAGAAGAACAGGTGGAAGCTTGGAGGCGTCACGCAGGAACTATCGGATAAAATGGTAAAGGCGGCGTTTGATGCTGGCATAAACCTATACGATACTGCCGATGTCTACGATGAGGGGGATTCCGAAATAATGCTGGGAAAATCCCTGAAACCGTACAGAGATCAGGTCATGATAGCTACAAAGGTGAGGGGTAGAACCGGAAATGGAATCAATGAAAGCGGGCTTTCCCGGCATCACATGTCCATAGCGATCAGGAAGAGCCTTGAGAGACTGGACACGAAATGGATCGACATATACCAGTACCATGGCTGGGATCTGCACGGTGAATTCGATGAGTTTCTATCGACCATGGAACATTTCGTTGATTCCGGATACGTGATATACCCCGCAGTTTCCAATTTCACAGCGTGGCAGATGGCTACGCTCCAGGCCATGGCCGTTGAACGCGGCTATGCAAGATACGAGAGCGCACAGATGAATTACAGCCTGCTCAACAGGGATATAGAGCACGAGGTTCTCCCGCTCATGAAGTACTGGTCCATGACGCTTCTTTCCTGGAGCCCTCTGCACGGAGGAGTTCTAACGGGCAAATACAGGAGAGGAGAAAAGCCTGCTTCAGGAACGAGGATGGGTGACCGCGGATTCTTCTTCCCCTACTTCGACGAGGTCCATGGATGGGACATAGTTGACGAGGTCAGGAACATAGCACAGGAGCAGGGCTGCACCATGTCACAGGCTGCGCTTGCCTGGATCGTGTCCAAGGGGCATGTTGCGATCATAGGCGCAAGGAATATGGAGCAGCTGCAGGAGAATCTGGAAAGCATAAATGTTAACCTGAAAAAGGAACAGATTGAAAGGCTGGACAAAATTTCAGAGAACAGGGAGATATATCCAAACTGGATGGTCAAGAGGCAGAACGGAGACCGCAACTTCGAAATACTTTCTTAAATCTACTTTTTATCCTTTTCCACCGATTCCTTTATCCTATTTATTGCATGATCCGCACCGGATTCGAAGTGCGATGCTATTCTTCGCTCAAATGGGCGCAGATAGAATGAAAGCCTCACATTCCATTCCGTCTGCAGAACAGTTTTCCCTGAACTGACGAGCACCGCGTCAACCTTTGAACCACGAACAGGCCCCTTTAGATAGGATGTCAGCACCGTCATCCTTTCAGCATCTGGATGAAAGGACATGAGGCCCCATGCGGGGAAGGCGAATCTTATTCTGTAGAAATCGCCGTCTTCAATAACCTGCCTGGTTCCCTTCCAGAACTCCGTTATTCTCCAGGGATCGGATATCACCCTAAATACCTCGGCTGGATCTGCTTCGATCTCAACCCTCTTCCTGAACGTTATC
Protein-coding regions in this window:
- the zfx gene encoding zinc-containing ferredoxin; its protein translation is MVKLEELDFKPKPIDEHFLENDKDYPVTGQHNGHDVRAEGMQRLDADGKPYPTKLGIHGTHVAVDWDCCIADGACMDVCPVNLYEWNLNPGKSGTGNDHKIQKGSEEWNKYRTDKCDPVRESDCIFCMACESVCPVRAIKITP
- a CDS encoding class I adenylate-forming enzyme family protein, with product MDTGAGSSLYDAFATVARENESRVALYFLGKPLTYHALISMSDSLAHNLDEMGVDKSAAILAGNSPQFIVSILALNSLGLGAALLRPGESPEEYGAEYVIASDYMMNYREFNFRDLFLIRDEDFAPYGTSLKYYFREYLGERPDLMSRPGVHRISDLVFDRVSSPERQRNADGVAIIKRTQKAQSQILLKNSDILSSIQDISNYLEGFRKNIVVSSSLYHLSTLQFIFTALLNGGTVNLVPDYIDASTTMKLAEKLESNMVLGNSNLYGQIIRKKIGIPKSIRFLFLLGEDFTADFMSSFQNQTGRTIKVGYDLTAIGGCATLTPIDSDYDGSIGKPLSGVKIRITDRSGRDVQPGEIGLIEVSSMHFAGGSENSYYSTGDLGFMDADGRLHLERSRRMIINGTLIDPEPIEAEALKVPGVRDMAMGMQYDSGLPALVAYVVADDLNGIKRFFSTKVPPYLRPSKYVQVRKIPRSPAGKVIRDQIVDAGKQGEQKVSAST
- a CDS encoding bifunctional ADP-dependent NAD(P)H-hydrate dehydratase/NAD(P)H-hydrate epimerase, whose amino-acid sequence is MNYYVDMQHDDLNYEYLYGTTYPLMKNAGKAVADAVMKNYPDARTVCVVAGTGNNGGDAIVAGSILSAKYDVRVLIVTEVRSELARRALSEYGGRVIGLDGMEECMKCDVIIDGIFGVGISGDPKDPYRSVIENINRSCSHVVSVDIPSGLGTRYAVKPEITVTFTMEKYGMNQDNSGKIIVADIGIPPDVRKYAGPGDLLYYPKPDPSSHKGMNGTLAIVGGWEFHGSSVIAALAAERIGLDLVRVFVSPRNYQIVSGYDPGIIVRQVEKLDEKKLSEIYGNSAILLGPGMGKGDDAMEAARKIVSDSRVPMVVDADALDAVGAYSGSFAGRKIIITPHKGEFRRISGFEPTEENAISYARKKGLIVVLKGQVDVITNGEEVHYAKGGNARMTMGGTGDLLAGIISAFLARSVDPMRACLMGTYLNKALGEAAYSKHGYWYTVTDMISEIPGVMGKYIKI
- a CDS encoding aldo/keto reductase, translating into MKYVRYGKTASFVSVLAFGAMTLGEKNRWKLGGVTQELSDKMVKAAFDAGINLYDTADVYDEGDSEIMLGKSLKPYRDQVMIATKVRGRTGNGINESGLSRHHMSIAIRKSLERLDTKWIDIYQYHGWDLHGEFDEFLSTMEHFVDSGYVIYPAVSNFTAWQMATLQAMAVERGYARYESAQMNYSLLNRDIEHEVLPLMKYWSMTLLSWSPLHGGVLTGKYRRGEKPASGTRMGDRGFFFPYFDEVHGWDIVDEVRNIAQEQGCTMSQAALAWIVSKGHVAIIGARNMEQLQENLESINVNLKKEQIERLDKISENREIYPNWMVKRQNGDRNFEILS